One genomic segment of Mytilus galloprovincialis chromosome 5, xbMytGall1.hap1.1, whole genome shotgun sequence includes these proteins:
- the LOC143075329 gene encoding sodium/calcium exchanger regulatory protein 1-like produces the protein MADLALGTWKMAESHNFDDYMKALGVGLVMRKMANMAKPTIEISVDGDNWTIKTITTIKTTEITFKLNEEFNETTADGRKVKSIARLDGNRLDIDQKGDCNSLISREFDGNTMTLKLVAYEGDKEVTCTRKYLKAET, from the exons ATGGCAGACTTAGCCTTAGGAACATGGAAAATGGCAGAATCTCATAATTTTGATGATTATATGAAAGCATTGG GTGTCGGGTTAGTAATGAGAAAGATGGCAAACATGGCCAAGCCAACAATAGAAATATCTGTGGATGGTGACAACTGGACCATCAAAACTATAACTACTATAAAAACAACAGAGATCACTTTTAAACTTAATGAAGAATTCAATGAAACTACAGCAGATGGACGAAAAGTGAAG AGTATAGCACGATTGGACGGTAACAGATTAGATATTGACCAGAAGGGAGACTGCAATTCACTTATATCACGAGAATTTGATGGCAACACAATGACTCTG aAACTAGTTGCATATGAGGGCGACAAAGAAGTGACTTGTACAAGAAAATATCTGAAAGCCGAAACATAG